Proteins co-encoded in one Flavobacteriaceae bacterium MAR_2009_75 genomic window:
- a CDS encoding xanthine dehydrogenase YagR molybdenum-binding subunit, with product MKTNNASGVGNAINRVESHLKVTGLATYASEFKVDKKVYGQGINSTIAKGEIIGINTSKAEKLKGVLKIITYKNAEKLKGFDKERPVLATDSIAPVLQSNKVHYYGEYVGFVVAETFEQAQYAASLVKFKYKEDDSAHFILEQNKEKAYKPSEESDHQRGNLKKGFSEADAIIEQTYNTPIEHQHPMELHATIANWNNGKVLVYASQQIVDDAVIAISGTFLIPKKDVRVVAKYVGGGFGSKLNVERHLIMAVMASKMVGRPVQATVTRSQMFTNTGLRQSNIQVVKLGAKKSGQLTALSHEILSYTSTTQEFQEPCGSMSKMMYNVANATVSERLVPMNLQQPFSMRAPGEATGSFALECAIDELAWKLKMDPLAFRIENDTQEDLSKERPFSSRLLVECLTIGADEFGWKKRNQAPRTNKKGNWLIGYGVSAAAREAPFNETHAKILLDMEGDTVTATLQMDATDIGTGSYTILAQTVSECLNISLNQVVVELGDSDYPITPGSGGSWGAASYCNGAKSACDNAIRTLKKNRNIAKDEDITLAELLKMNQLTSFESEGLAKPDSEFEKHSVFSFGANFTEVWVDKDTGMYKIKRMVNVGSAGKILNPKTAYGQVIGGLTMGAGMVIAEQTRIEPNFGNFITRSFADYHVPVNLDMANVDVIFLPEEDKVANKMGIKGIGELGITSVAASIANAIFNATGKRIRDLPITPEKLLMAEVEDGVKH from the coding sequence ATGAAAACAAATAACGCATCGGGCGTCGGAAACGCCATAAATCGAGTCGAAAGTCACCTCAAAGTGACAGGATTGGCCACATACGCCTCAGAATTCAAAGTAGACAAGAAAGTATATGGCCAAGGTATAAATAGCACGATTGCCAAGGGAGAGATCATCGGCATCAATACCTCTAAAGCGGAAAAGCTAAAAGGTGTACTGAAGATCATCACGTACAAGAATGCAGAAAAATTAAAGGGTTTTGACAAAGAACGGCCTGTCTTAGCGACGGATAGTATTGCTCCTGTACTACAAAGTAATAAGGTACATTATTATGGAGAATATGTAGGATTCGTTGTTGCAGAAACTTTCGAGCAAGCACAATATGCGGCTTCCTTGGTCAAATTCAAATATAAAGAGGATGATTCAGCGCATTTTATACTAGAACAGAATAAAGAAAAAGCATATAAACCTTCAGAGGAGTCTGATCATCAAAGGGGTAATCTTAAAAAAGGTTTTTCCGAGGCCGATGCAATAATAGAACAGACCTATAATACACCGATTGAACACCAACATCCGATGGAACTTCATGCCACTATCGCCAATTGGAACAATGGTAAAGTACTGGTATATGCAAGTCAGCAAATCGTAGATGATGCAGTCATCGCTATATCAGGAACCTTTCTCATTCCTAAAAAAGATGTACGCGTTGTGGCAAAATATGTGGGAGGAGGATTTGGTTCGAAACTGAATGTAGAACGGCACTTAATTATGGCGGTCATGGCCTCAAAAATGGTTGGCAGACCTGTTCAGGCTACGGTCACTCGCTCACAAATGTTTACCAACACGGGTTTACGGCAATCAAATATACAAGTCGTAAAGCTCGGTGCTAAAAAGTCTGGTCAACTCACGGCCTTGTCACACGAAATTCTGTCATACACCTCTACCACACAAGAGTTTCAAGAACCTTGTGGCTCCATGTCGAAGATGATGTACAATGTCGCAAATGCTACCGTGTCCGAGCGGTTGGTTCCTATGAACTTACAGCAACCTTTTTCCATGAGGGCACCAGGGGAGGCGACGGGAAGTTTTGCTTTGGAATGCGCCATAGATGAACTGGCGTGGAAGCTGAAAATGGACCCCCTTGCCTTTCGCATCGAAAATGATACGCAAGAGGATTTAAGCAAGGAAAGACCGTTCTCCTCTCGATTACTAGTAGAATGTCTTACTATAGGCGCAGATGAATTCGGATGGAAAAAACGTAATCAAGCACCAAGGACCAATAAGAAAGGGAATTGGCTCATTGGATATGGGGTCAGTGCAGCAGCACGAGAGGCGCCTTTTAACGAAACCCATGCCAAAATATTATTGGACATGGAGGGGGATACCGTTACCGCCACGCTACAAATGGATGCAACTGATATTGGAACGGGTAGCTACACTATTCTTGCACAGACCGTGTCTGAGTGTTTAAATATTTCATTAAACCAAGTTGTGGTAGAATTGGGCGATTCAGATTACCCTATTACGCCGGGTTCCGGAGGTTCATGGGGAGCGGCATCTTATTGTAATGGTGCCAAATCTGCCTGTGACAATGCGATACGAACACTTAAAAAAAATCGGAATATTGCCAAAGATGAAGACATCACATTGGCCGAATTATTGAAGATGAATCAATTAACTTCATTCGAATCGGAAGGTTTGGCAAAACCAGATTCCGAATTCGAAAAACATTCTGTCTTTTCATTTGGCGCTAATTTTACAGAGGTTTGGGTCGATAAGGATACCGGTATGTACAAAATCAAGAGAATGGTCAATGTCGGTTCAGCGGGTAAAATATTAAATCCTAAAACCGCATATGGGCAAGTTATCGGCGGGCTTACTATGGGAGCTGGCATGGTCATCGCCGAACAGACCCGAATAGAGCCCAATTTTGGAAATTTCATAACGCGCTCCTTTGCTGATTATCATGTTCCTGTCAATTTGGATATGGCGAACGTTGACGTAATATTCCTTCCTGAAGAAGATAAGGTTGCTAACAAAATGGGCATTAAGGGTATTGGAGAATTAGGAATCACTTCCGTAGCTGCCTCCATTGCCAACGCTATATTCAACGCCACTGGAAAACGAATACGCGATTTACCGATTACACCAGAGAAATTGCTGATGGCTGAAGTTGAAGATGGGGTTAAGCATTAG
- a CDS encoding regulator of protease activity HflC (stomatin/prohibitin superfamily) — MDKLPKIAIPAIIAIILLVILITKSAVTIDSGQAGVLYKTFSGGVVTDELPMDEGFHIIAPWNKVFIYEVRQQEVFEKMQVLSSNGLEIKLDASAWFEPKREFLGKLHQEKGSEYIQRVLLPTIRSAARSVVGRYTPEQLYSSKRDAIQAEIYEETKKIVDGQYIQLNEILVRDVTLPGTIKEAIERKLKQEQESLEYEFRLVTAKKEAEKVTIEARGKANANRILSASLTDKILQDKGIDATLKLAKSPNSKVVIVGGGDSGLPLILGNN; from the coding sequence ATGGACAAATTACCCAAAATTGCGATACCAGCGATAATCGCAATTATTTTACTGGTTATATTAATTACAAAATCTGCCGTAACAATAGATTCGGGACAAGCCGGCGTGCTATACAAAACTTTTAGTGGGGGCGTTGTGACCGACGAGCTACCTATGGACGAGGGTTTTCACATTATAGCACCCTGGAACAAGGTTTTTATATATGAGGTTAGACAACAGGAGGTTTTTGAAAAAATGCAGGTTCTTTCTTCCAACGGATTGGAAATTAAACTGGACGCCTCTGCTTGGTTCGAACCAAAGCGGGAATTTCTAGGAAAGCTACACCAAGAAAAAGGGTCGGAATACATTCAACGGGTACTATTGCCTACAATACGATCAGCGGCAAGAAGTGTTGTGGGCCGGTATACCCCTGAGCAATTGTATTCGAGTAAGCGAGATGCGATTCAGGCCGAGATTTATGAAGAAACCAAAAAAATTGTTGACGGGCAGTATATTCAGCTCAATGAAATATTGGTAAGAGACGTCACTTTGCCAGGTACTATCAAGGAAGCTATCGAGCGTAAGCTAAAACAAGAGCAAGAGTCCTTAGAATACGAGTTTCGTTTGGTCACAGCCAAAAAGGAAGCCGAAAAAGTAACCATTGAAGCACGAGGAAAGGCGAATGCGAATAGAATTTTGAGTGCCTCTTTGACCGATAAGATTTTACAGGACAAGGGTATCGATGCAACATTGAAACTGGCGAAGTCGCCTAACTCAAAAGTAGTTATAGTTGGTGGCGGCGATTCTGGATTGCCCTTGATATTGGGTAACAATTGA
- a CDS encoding putative dehydrogenase → MGKNENSRRKFIKKTAASSTLFVAGGVLPGFTAKSYGQIVGANKKINVSMMGVNSRGNALAQNFASQENCNVIHVCDVDSRAITKCLTAVNERQDKKVKTFEDFRKSLESKDVDAMVIAAPDHWHAPASLLAMEAGKHVYVEKPCSHNPKEGEILVSAASKYGKVIQMGNQRRSWPNVVAGIEALKSGAIGRVYFGKSWYTNNRASIGVGKEVQAPDWLNWDLWQGPAPRKNYKDNIVHYNWHWLWHWGTGEALNNGTHMIDLLRWGMNVDYPTKVSSNGGRYRYNDDWEAPDTQVINLDFGDNLSMTWEGRSCNGKQIEGSSVGVIFYGENGSLFIPSGDSYTIFDLDGAVVKEVKPTEEIDARNKSNPAKNLDAYHIQNMFDAIMNGTKLHADIDSGHKSTLLVQLGNISQRVGRSLDINPENGHIIDDENAQKLWSRSYEPGWEMKLS, encoded by the coding sequence ATGGGCAAAAATGAGAATTCAAGACGCAAGTTCATAAAGAAAACCGCTGCCAGTTCGACGCTATTCGTGGCTGGTGGCGTACTGCCCGGGTTCACGGCCAAAAGCTATGGCCAGATTGTTGGGGCCAACAAAAAAATCAATGTTTCTATGATGGGCGTTAACAGTCGTGGAAATGCGCTGGCCCAAAACTTTGCAAGCCAAGAAAACTGTAACGTCATTCATGTATGCGATGTAGATAGCCGGGCCATAACGAAATGTTTGACCGCAGTTAACGAACGCCAAGACAAGAAAGTAAAAACATTTGAAGATTTCCGAAAATCACTGGAAAGTAAAGATGTTGATGCTATGGTGATTGCCGCTCCTGACCATTGGCACGCCCCTGCTTCTTTATTGGCCATGGAAGCCGGAAAACATGTATATGTTGAAAAACCTTGTAGCCATAATCCAAAGGAAGGTGAAATTTTGGTCAGTGCAGCTAGCAAATATGGTAAAGTTATTCAAATGGGAAACCAGCGTCGCTCTTGGCCCAATGTGGTCGCCGGTATCGAAGCTTTAAAAAGTGGAGCCATAGGCCGGGTTTATTTTGGCAAATCTTGGTACACCAACAACCGCGCCTCGATCGGGGTAGGCAAAGAAGTGCAAGCTCCCGATTGGTTGAATTGGGACCTTTGGCAAGGACCTGCTCCCCGCAAAAATTATAAAGACAATATTGTACACTATAATTGGCATTGGCTTTGGCACTGGGGTACCGGGGAGGCTTTGAACAACGGAACCCATATGATCGATCTTTTGCGTTGGGGCATGAACGTTGACTACCCCACGAAAGTTAGCTCCAATGGTGGGCGATATCGCTATAACGATGATTGGGAAGCACCCGATACCCAGGTAATCAATCTCGATTTCGGCGATAATCTATCCATGACTTGGGAAGGCAGGAGCTGTAATGGAAAACAAATCGAGGGAAGCTCCGTAGGCGTCATCTTTTATGGTGAAAATGGAAGTCTGTTTATTCCCAGTGGTGACAGTTATACCATTTTCGACTTAGATGGTGCAGTCGTAAAAGAAGTAAAACCCACTGAAGAAATCGATGCCCGAAACAAGAGTAATCCTGCCAAGAATTTAGATGCCTATCACATTCAAAACATGTTCGATGCCATAATGAACGGCACTAAATTACATGCCGATATCGATTCAGGCCACAAAAGCACCTTGTTAGTCCAGTTAGGCAACATTTCACAACGGGTAGGACGATCATTGGATATAAACCCCGAAAACGGACATATCATTGACGACGAAAACGCACAGAAGCTTTGGAGCCGATCGTATGAGCCGGGTTGGGAAATGAAACTTTCTTAG
- a CDS encoding Kelch motif protein, with protein sequence MKSTRTCKSNFFSKHYYIVVFLAGSLSLMGCAATKTETWQWEQIEAKGEPTARHEAGMVAYKNKILLIGGRRINPTDVFDTENSTWMVKSPTPIEIHHFQPVVVGDAVYIIGGMTGQWPNETPLDRVVIYYPEKDEFVYGHEIPEHRRRGGAGAAVYNGKIYVVGGITKGHMNGYQPWFDVYDPKTGEWDVLADAPDARDHFQAVVANNKLYAFAGRKTSKKTGQDMVLTNQYGNVYDFEINEWLKVTDDLAIPTQRAGNAAFVWKTEVIVGGGESIAHEVAHNEVQAYDVNTKTWRNWPSMIQGRHGTGYAVVGDYVYMAAGSGNRGGGPELTTIERLKLPSKTEESVEVANTNFTEIKKQWHTIELDFEGPETSENATDNPFLNYLLHVEFKNAETKYTIRGFYAADGDASESGADKGNIWSVRFTPEQLGDWSYSAILYHQDSIALKNDVSAADKVSISNASGAFKVIASDKEGVDFRAHGRLVASNGYYRFTGSEKYWMKVGANSPENLLGYVDFDDTYRMEASNEDGEASTTNEIHSYPLHLKDWKTGDPTWKGGKGKALIGALNYLASTGMNSVYFLTMNILGDGKDVWPYVKPDEFNRFDVSKLEQWEIVFRHMQSKGLLLHIVLQETENETLLDGGDTGPLRQLYLNELMARFGHHLALNWNLGEENGPADWSPLGQNDAQRKAMAKFIKESDPYNHPVLLHTHSHDPLRSDILDSIVGNKYIDGLSLQQEERKETAEVIERWKKKSEAAGNGWLITMDEIGKWYQGAVTDSEDPTHESLRKYVLWGTLLSGGAGVEWYFGAKHPHNDLNSEDWRERTKLWEISNQARVFFEENLPYWQMQPEHGLVNIDEAYCLREKGKVYALFLPDTKKATINLSEDEGEFEVHWFDPLNGGELQLGSITTLIGGAVRELGAPPISKGTKHDDWVCLLKKK encoded by the coding sequence ATGAAAAGTACCAGAACATGTAAATCAAATTTCTTTTCAAAGCACTATTATATCGTTGTATTTCTTGCAGGTTCTTTATCCTTGATGGGGTGTGCCGCAACCAAGACAGAAACTTGGCAGTGGGAACAAATTGAGGCAAAAGGAGAGCCGACAGCCCGCCATGAAGCAGGTATGGTGGCTTATAAAAACAAAATTCTGCTTATCGGAGGTAGACGTATCAATCCCACGGATGTATTTGATACGGAAAACAGTACTTGGATGGTAAAGTCACCAACACCTATAGAAATTCATCATTTTCAACCTGTAGTTGTTGGTGATGCTGTATACATTATTGGAGGAATGACCGGGCAATGGCCAAATGAAACTCCGTTAGACCGTGTGGTTATTTATTACCCAGAGAAAGATGAGTTTGTCTATGGTCACGAAATTCCTGAGCACCGAAGAAGAGGTGGGGCAGGTGCGGCCGTTTATAATGGTAAAATTTATGTAGTGGGTGGCATCACCAAAGGTCATATGAACGGTTACCAGCCGTGGTTTGACGTGTATGATCCAAAAACAGGAGAATGGGATGTATTGGCTGATGCCCCTGACGCTCGCGATCACTTTCAAGCTGTTGTTGCCAATAATAAGTTATATGCTTTTGCAGGTCGTAAGACATCGAAGAAAACAGGTCAAGATATGGTGCTTACCAATCAATATGGTAATGTATATGATTTTGAAATAAATGAATGGTTAAAGGTTACCGATGATTTGGCTATTCCCACTCAAAGAGCTGGGAATGCCGCATTTGTTTGGAAGACTGAGGTAATTGTTGGTGGAGGGGAAAGTATAGCTCATGAAGTTGCCCATAACGAAGTACAGGCCTATGACGTCAACACGAAAACGTGGCGAAATTGGCCGTCAATGATACAAGGGCGGCACGGCACCGGTTATGCTGTTGTTGGCGATTATGTCTATATGGCTGCGGGTAGTGGTAACCGTGGAGGCGGACCCGAACTGACCACCATCGAAAGGTTGAAATTGCCGTCAAAAACAGAAGAAAGTGTAGAAGTTGCCAATACTAATTTTACTGAAATCAAAAAACAATGGCATACAATAGAACTTGATTTTGAAGGACCTGAAACTTCTGAAAATGCTACGGATAATCCGTTTTTAAACTACCTGCTACATGTTGAGTTCAAAAATGCGGAGACCAAGTATACGATACGAGGTTTTTATGCTGCAGACGGAGATGCTTCAGAATCTGGTGCAGATAAAGGAAATATTTGGAGCGTTCGGTTTACTCCTGAGCAGCTGGGCGATTGGTCCTATTCTGCAATATTGTACCATCAAGATAGCATTGCCTTAAAGAATGATGTTTCCGCGGCAGATAAAGTTTCTATTTCAAATGCTTCAGGAGCATTTAAAGTAATAGCATCAGATAAAGAAGGTGTCGACTTTAGGGCTCATGGTAGGCTCGTAGCATCTAACGGGTATTATAGATTTACGGGGTCTGAAAAATATTGGATGAAAGTGGGAGCCAACAGTCCTGAAAACCTTTTGGGTTATGTTGATTTTGATGATACCTACCGTATGGAGGCTTCCAATGAAGATGGCGAAGCAAGTACCACTAATGAAATACATTCCTACCCCTTACACCTAAAAGATTGGAAAACAGGTGACCCTACTTGGAAAGGTGGAAAAGGAAAAGCTCTTATTGGAGCGCTAAACTATCTTGCTTCTACGGGAATGAATTCGGTTTATTTCTTGACGATGAATATTTTGGGTGATGGAAAAGATGTTTGGCCTTATGTGAAACCAGATGAGTTCAATCGTTTTGATGTAAGTAAACTAGAACAGTGGGAAATTGTTTTTCGCCATATGCAGTCCAAAGGATTGTTATTACATATTGTTCTACAGGAAACGGAAAATGAAACCTTATTGGATGGAGGGGATACGGGACCACTAAGACAATTGTACTTAAATGAATTAATGGCGCGTTTTGGTCATCATTTGGCACTTAATTGGAATTTAGGTGAAGAAAACGGACCTGCAGATTGGTCGCCCTTAGGGCAGAACGATGCACAAAGAAAGGCAATGGCAAAATTTATAAAGGAGTCTGATCCATATAATCATCCCGTACTTCTACACACTCATTCACATGACCCTTTACGAAGCGATATTTTAGATTCTATTGTGGGGAACAAATATATAGACGGCCTATCCTTACAACAGGAAGAAAGAAAAGAAACCGCAGAAGTAATAGAAAGGTGGAAGAAGAAATCTGAAGCTGCAGGAAACGGATGGTTGATTACCATGGATGAAATTGGGAAATGGTACCAAGGAGCTGTCACTGATAGTGAAGACCCGACCCATGAAAGCTTAAGAAAGTATGTGTTATGGGGTACGTTACTTTCCGGTGGTGCCGGTGTAGAATGGTATTTTGGAGCAAAACATCCGCATAATGATCTAAACTCGGAAGACTGGCGAGAAAGAACCAAGCTTTGGGAGATATCCAATCAAGCTAGAGTATTTTTCGAAGAGAATCTACCCTACTGGCAAATGCAACCGGAACATGGCTTGGTCAATATAGATGAAGCGTATTGTCTTCGAGAAAAGGGAAAGGTCTATGCTTTGTTTCTTCCAGATACCAAAAAAGCGACAATTAATTTATCGGAGGACGAAGGAGAATTTGAAGTGCATTGGTTCGATCCCCTAAATGGGGGAGAACTTCAGTTGGGAAGTATAACAACTTTGATAGGAGGTGCTGTAAGAGAATTAGGGGCTCCACCAATTTCAAAGGGCACCAAACATGATGATTGGGTATGTCTATTGAAGAAAAAATAA
- a CDS encoding xanthine dehydrogenase YagT iron-sulfur-binding subunit, whose translation MNEKTMKTSFPPNEIQVSLKINDKKHSLTLDSRTSLLDALREHLYLTGTKKGCDHGQCGACTVIMDGKRQLACLTLAATCEGAKVTTIEGLAKNNELHPMQDAFVRHDGFQCGYCTPGQICSAVSLLEEAKNGEASYVTADVRNISEELKLSEEEIRERLSGNICRCGAYNNIVQAFKEVHSGDDEMPTWKSATEEQMRRAKKNYQLPEHQ comes from the coding sequence ATGAATGAGAAAACTATGAAGACCTCTTTTCCACCTAACGAAATTCAAGTGTCGCTCAAAATAAATGACAAAAAACACTCCCTTACTCTAGATTCCAGAACTAGTTTGCTAGATGCTTTGCGAGAACATCTATATCTGACGGGTACTAAAAAAGGGTGTGACCACGGGCAATGTGGTGCCTGTACCGTCATTATGGATGGCAAGAGACAGTTAGCCTGTCTCACTCTGGCAGCAACTTGCGAAGGAGCTAAGGTAACCACAATTGAAGGATTGGCGAAAAATAATGAATTACATCCCATGCAAGACGCCTTTGTTAGGCACGATGGATTCCAGTGTGGCTATTGTACACCCGGCCAAATCTGTTCAGCTGTATCACTGCTGGAAGAGGCCAAAAACGGTGAGGCTAGCTATGTGACGGCGGACGTTAGAAATATTAGCGAAGAGTTAAAGCTTTCAGAAGAAGAGATAAGAGAACGTCTCTCTGGTAACATCTGCCGCTGCGGAGCCTACAATAATATCGTGCAAGCATTTAAAGAGGTACACTCCGGAGATGATGAGATGCCAACTTGGAAATCGGCAACCGAAGAACAAATGAGACGTGCTAAGAAAAATTATCAGCTTCCCGAACATCAGTAA
- a CDS encoding putative dehydrogenase (manually curated) — MKSRRTFVKKIGKASALSTLAFSLPTPIFSQQRQKKPIMAKPKVIGIIGAENSHSIHFGKMFNVDKAFPGFEVKYIWGEKDEFAQNTKEKGAIPIIVKDQKEMMGKIDALIVDHRRGDMHLEAATPFVKAGIPTFIDKPFCFSSEAAKKFLKMARAVGTPVTSYSSIAHSFATDDMRKQVAEINGINQITCYGKADLNSIYGGIYFYGVHMVEPLIYLFDEKVVSARINKNEKDNLNSTASLVFENGMMATLVITSKNYGWQTFIETDEGIVELKSRVEKVEPDKTYTDMVKMFESGVEPRSHESIIHGVAVLEALYNSSNSGKWETVMA; from the coding sequence ATGAAATCAAGAAGAACATTTGTAAAAAAAATTGGCAAAGCCAGTGCGCTATCTACTTTGGCCTTTTCACTGCCGACTCCGATATTTTCGCAACAAAGACAAAAGAAGCCTATAATGGCAAAACCTAAAGTCATAGGCATTATTGGAGCGGAAAACTCTCATTCGATTCATTTTGGAAAAATGTTCAACGTTGATAAGGCGTTTCCGGGATTCGAAGTCAAATACATCTGGGGAGAAAAAGATGAATTCGCCCAAAATACCAAAGAAAAAGGGGCTATTCCTATTATTGTAAAAGACCAAAAAGAAATGATGGGCAAAATAGATGCCTTGATTGTAGATCACCGTCGTGGTGATATGCATTTAGAAGCAGCGACCCCCTTTGTCAAGGCCGGTATCCCTACTTTTATAGATAAGCCCTTTTGTTTTAGCAGCGAAGCTGCGAAAAAATTTCTTAAAATGGCTAGAGCGGTTGGAACTCCTGTTACTTCGTACAGTTCTATCGCCCATAGCTTTGCAACCGATGACATGAGAAAACAAGTCGCAGAAATAAATGGCATTAATCAAATAACCTGCTATGGCAAAGCTGACCTCAATTCCATCTACGGAGGGATTTATTTTTACGGCGTACATATGGTAGAACCTCTTATTTATTTGTTCGATGAAAAAGTAGTTTCGGCCAGAATCAATAAAAATGAGAAAGACAATTTGAATAGTACGGCTAGCTTGGTTTTTGAAAATGGAATGATGGCGACCCTAGTAATAACCTCCAAAAATTACGGATGGCAGACTTTTATTGAGACCGACGAAGGTATTGTTGAATTAAAATCACGCGTAGAAAAAGTAGAACCTGACAAAACCTATACCGATATGGTCAAAATGTTCGAAAGCGGGGTTGAGCCGAGAAGTCATGAAAGTATTATACATGGTGTTGCGGTATTGGAAGCACTCTATAATTCCTCGAATTCAGGAAAATGGGAAACGGTAATGGCTTAA
- a CDS encoding xanthine dehydrogenase YagS FAD-binding subunit: MKPFKYTASTSKDEAVKAFTNSSHYLSGGTNLIDLMKEHVEQPDQLIHVKNLQFNSIGENRDGSYSIGAMVSNADTANHKDIRFNYPLLSMAMLSAATPQIRNMATNGGNLLQRTRCPYFFETSMPCNKREPGSGCGALNGMNAQHAIFGYSDKCIATHPSDMCVALAAIGATVEVQQIDGNSRTIDFKDFHRLPEDRPEKDTTLEPGELITQIHLAKPELSNHYAYVKIRERSSYAFALVSVAAGFQIKNGKISQIGLAMGGVAHKPWKLIGAEEYLLGKKPTKANFTKAAELAMKSAKPFEANEYKLPMGKNAIVRALIQAKSIGK; the protein is encoded by the coding sequence ATGAAACCATTTAAATATACAGCATCAACAAGCAAGGATGAAGCCGTAAAAGCTTTTACTAATAGTTCGCACTATTTATCGGGCGGCACCAATTTGATAGATTTAATGAAGGAGCACGTGGAGCAACCCGACCAATTGATTCATGTAAAAAACTTGCAATTCAACAGCATCGGTGAAAATAGAGACGGCAGTTATTCAATAGGGGCTATGGTAAGCAATGCAGATACTGCCAATCACAAAGACATTCGTTTTAATTATCCGCTCCTATCAATGGCAATGCTTTCTGCAGCAACTCCACAGATACGGAACATGGCCACAAACGGAGGAAACTTATTACAACGAACACGATGTCCCTATTTTTTTGAAACGTCCATGCCTTGCAACAAACGCGAGCCTGGATCTGGCTGTGGTGCGCTAAATGGAATGAATGCCCAACACGCTATTTTCGGGTATAGTGACAAATGTATAGCCACCCATCCATCGGACATGTGTGTGGCACTTGCGGCAATTGGTGCAACTGTGGAGGTGCAGCAAATTGATGGCAATTCTAGAACTATAGATTTCAAAGATTTTCATCGCTTACCAGAAGATCGACCAGAAAAAGACACTACTCTTGAACCGGGGGAACTGATTACACAGATTCACTTGGCAAAACCTGAACTGTCAAATCACTATGCGTATGTTAAAATTAGGGAGCGTTCAAGTTATGCCTTCGCTTTGGTATCGGTAGCGGCAGGTTTTCAAATCAAGAATGGAAAAATTTCACAAATCGGATTGGCCATGGGTGGCGTTGCACACAAACCATGGAAACTCATCGGAGCAGAGGAGTATCTTCTAGGAAAAAAACCAACGAAGGCGAATTTTACTAAGGCGGCGGAACTAGCCATGAAAAGTGCCAAACCGTTCGAGGCTAACGAATATAAATTACCAATGGGCAAGAACGCTATTGTAAGAGCACTAATTCAAGCAAAGAGCATAGGAAAATAA